GATATGTGGTAGGCGCTGATGGACCGGGTTCCGGCGTCGGCTTGAAGGCGGGTATCAGGGCTGAGTTGAAAGAAGGCTTTGTTCATTACTGCTCCCAGGTATACCTTTTTGATGAAAGCATTGAAGCAGATACCATTGTCTTCTACTATTCTGAAAAACTTACTCCTGGTGGCTATGGGTGGATATTTCCTAAAAGGAAGGGATTTGCCAATGTGGGCGTGGGTGTTGATACTTCATGGTCTTCTGCCGAAATGGGCTTAACCCTTTTCCTTGAAAATTATTTCCCTAAGGGGAAAATTCTGGGAAGTTTAAAGGGTGTTGTTCCGTGGGGAGGACTTGAAGAAGAGGTTTATAAGGATGGAGTTTTTTTAGTGGGCGATGCGGGAAGGCTTGCGGATCCTATGTCGGGTGGTGGAATCGCTAACGCTTACATCTCCGGAAAAATTGCTGCAGAATCAATAATTGAAGGTAATCCAGAGTCTTATTCTGATAGGTTGAAAAAGGTTCTGGGTAGGGATTATCAGATTTCAACTCTGGTAAAAAAGGTTTTTTACTCTTTGAAACGAGAAGAACTTGTTGAGGTTTTCAAAGATTTGAGCAGGAATTTAGATGGGCAGTATCTGGAAGACATAAATGCGGTATCTGCTTTAAAATTGGTTCTAAGTGTTTCCCCAAGACTGTTTGGCGTTTTGCTTTCCTATGGGGGTAGTAAAATAAATGAGTTTATACGAAAGATTGTTTCATAATGGCGAAAAGAAGAAGGTCTTGGTCCTCTTAGACCCAGATAAGCTCAATGATGAGAAAGTTTTTAAAATACTTTCTCTTTATGAGAATCAAGAGAAGGTTTTAGGCTTTCTTGTAGGAAGTAGCCTCCTTGTCAGGTCCGATATGGAAGACTTCATTAGCAGGCTAAAGAGTAATACCTCTAAGCCCGTTATTATCTTCCCGGGGTCCCATTGCCAGGTGGTTAAAGGTGCAGACGCCATTTTGTTTCTCTCTCTTTTGAGCGGAAGGAATCCACAGTATTTGATTGATGAACAGGTGAAAATGGCCCCTCTTGTAAAGAGGTATGGACTTGAGGCAATTCCGACTGCCTATCTTCTTTTCGATTCCGGTAAAACCACAACGGTGGAATTTGTATCCGGTACCCGTCCTTTACCGCGAGATAAGGTGGATTTAGCAGTAGCCCATGCACTGGCCGCAGAATATCTTGGATTTAAACTGTTGTACCTTGAGGCGGGTTCTGGCGCACTAAATCCTGTACCAGGTGAGGTCATAAGAAATATTAAAGATAGCGTTAACATTCCCCTAATTGTGGGGGGAGGTTTGAATACGGAGGAGAAAATTTTGAGAGCCTTTGAAAACGGCGCTGATTTTGTAGTTATAGGGAATAAACTGGAAGAAGATCCAGAGTTTTTGAGGAGGTTATATGGTTAAACTGACGTATCAAGACCTACTTCACGATGAAGAAGTCGTTACTTACGTAAAAAAGGCTGATGCCCAATTGGAGGCAATGGGTTATACAGAGCATGGACTTAGGCATGTAACTTGGGTTGCGAAAAGAACAGGTCAAATTCTTGAAATGCTCGGTTATGGTGAAAATTTGAAAAAGCTTGGAGAGATTGCAGGCCTTCTACACGATGTAGGCAATCTCGTTAACAGGGAGCATCATGCGCAGGTTGGTGCCATTATTGCAGGTGACCTTCTCAGGCGCAGGGGATTTCCGGTGGATCAGGTTGCGGACGTGATGATGGCTATTGGAAATCATCATGAAGAGGATGGCTTTCCCTCTTCGATCCTTTCTGCTGCCCTGATACTGGCTGACAAAGCGGATGTACATAGAAGCAGAGTGAGAAAAATAGGAAATATATGGGAAAATTTGAAGGTAGATATCCACGATAGGGTGAATTTTGCTGCAACGAGTTCTAAAATATTGGTTGACCCTGAGAAGAGGTCAATAACCTATGAAATTGAAATTGATACCAACATTGCACCTGTTGTAGAATTTTTCCAGATTTTTATGTCAAGGGTAATGGTTGCCCATCGAGCAGCTAAAACCCTCGATGCGGTTTTTCATCTGTATATCAATAATACCCCGATGATTTAGGAGGGAGGAAATGTTCGACGTTAAAGAGTTGGAAAAGAAGAAATTGAGCGAGCTTTATGAGATAGCAAAGGAGCTGTCCATTGAAAATTACGAGGAGCTCAGGAAGAAAGATCTCATTGAGAAAATTCTTGAGCACCAGGCAGCACAAAATGGCATAAAGTATTGTGAAGGCGTTCTCGAGATTATTGAACAGGAGAAGGAAGGAGAAAAGGGTAGGAAGTCGATATTTGGATTCCTTCGAAAAAAAGAGAAAAATTACGCGCCAAGTGATGATGATATTTACGTATCCTATGCTACCATCAAATCTTATGGGTTGAGAGAGGGTGATCACGTTGTCGGATATGCCAAAAAACTTAAGGAAGGCGATAAGAGCATGGCCCTGACTCAGATTGAGAGGGTTAACGGAAAATTACCAGAAGAATTAAGGTCGAGGCCCCAATTTGAAGAGCTGGTTCCCTTCTACCCAACCAGAAAATTCAATTTGGAGATACCAAACGAAAACGATATTTCCATGAGGATTGTTGATCTTTTTGTTCCCATTGGTATGGGACAAAGGGGACTCATTGTTTCCCCTCCGAGGGCTGGTAAAACGGTTCTTTTACAGAAAATAGCCAATTCAATTTTGAAGAATCACAGAGATGAGGTAAAACTTATTGTGCTTTTGATTGACGAGAGGCCTGAAGAAGTGACCGACTTTAAGAGAAATGTGGACGCGGATGAGATTATAAGCTCTACCTTTGACATGCCGGCGGAGAGGCACACTAAAGTTGCAGAAATCGTCCTTGAAAGGGCAAAAAGACTTGTAGAGTTAGGAGAAAATGTTGTAATACTTCTTGATTCCTTAACCAGATTAGCACGAGCCTACAATGTGGTGACACCGCATTCGGGTAGGACCTTGTCGGGTGGTATAGATTCAACTGCTCTTGTTAAACCCAAGAAGTTTTTCGGGGCTGCAAGAAATATTGAAGGTGGAGGGTCTCTTACAATTATTGCTACTGCGTTAATTGAAACGGGTTCGAAGATGGATGAAGTGATCTTTGAGGAGTTTAAGGGAACGGGAAACATGGAGCTGGTTCTCGATAGAAGGCTTGCGGATAGAAGAATTTTCCCTGCAATAGATCTTAATAAGTCTGGTACAAGAAGGGAAGAGCTACTCCTTGACCGGGAGGTTTTGAGACGCATATGGGCGATCCGTAAGGTACTTTCTGAGCTGGATCCAATTGATGCTATGCTTCGACTTCAGAGCAAGATGCAAATATTTACGAATAATGCTGAGTTTATCGAGCACGTTTACGATGAGTTTGTTGAGGTCTAATTGATGTCTCGACGGAGACTTTCTCAGGTTTTCCTTACCGATACAAATATTCTCAAGAAAATTGTAGAGGATGCGGGCGTTAAGGAGGGTGAGTGGGTCCTGGAAGTAGGTCCAGGAAAGGGATATCTTACTTCAGAACTTTTGAAAGCGGGAGCAAAGATCATTGCGATTGAGGTTGACGAGGAACTTTTTAGATTTTTGCAAAAGGATTTTATTCTCTTTGTGGATGATAGGCTGTTCCTCTTTAACGCAGACTTTTTAAAGGTTGATTTGAAGGAAATTTTGAGCAAGTTTGGAATTTCCGAGCTTAAGGTAATATCTAACATTCCATATCACATTACAACTCCCATACTGGAAAAGTTGATTTATAATAGACAATATTTCCCAGAGATTTACTTGACTGTACAACGGGAAGTAGCAGAAAGGATTACTGCATCACCCGGGAACAAGGTCTACGGTTCGCTTACCGTGTTCGTTAACCTTTACTATACTCCCCATATAGAATTCAATATTTCGAGGTATTGCTTTCATCCCGTTCCCCTTGTAAACTCAGCTTTCCTTAAACTGCTTAGGAAAGAAGAGGTTAAGGATATGAGAGACCTTGAAAGGTTTGTTCGCAGACTCTTTGAAGGGAGAAGGAAGAAATTGAGGACCCTTTTGAGGGCTATGGGGTATTACGCTCCTTCCTTGGAAGCAATTTTCCCAAGTTACCTCGATAAGAGACCCGAGGAGTTGACTATCTCAGATTTTGAAAATATTTTCCGGGAATGTGTGCCCGTCAAGGATAAGGTTCAATAAGTACAGGGATTCTAAGGCGCTTTTTAGTTTTATCTCTGTTCTTGTGCCACCAAAAATCCGCTGAAATACATAAGTTTCTCTGTTTGTTGTTATTCCAAGGTATACGAGCCCTACTGGTTTTTGAGGAGTTCCCCCTGTAGGGCCTGCAATGCCTGTTATGGAAATACCAAAGTCGGTTTTAAAGAGATCCCTGGCATTAATTGCCATATAGAAAGCACATTCCTTTGAAACCGCTCCATGTTTTCTGATAATGGCTTCGGGAACTTTAAGTATATTTATTTTAGCTTCATTTGAATAGGTTACAACGGCACCCACAAAGTAATCAGAACTTCCTGGTACATTGGTTATGAGATTGCCCAAAAGTCCGCCGGTACAAGATTCCGCCGTTGCCACTGTGGATTTTCGATTTCTAAGTTTATCTCCGATAATTTCTTCGATGTTCTTTAGGTCTGTGGTGTATACGTTTTTACTGAGTTTGTTGATTACAGATTTTGAAATTGTATCTATAAATTCTGCACTATTTGAGCTCAGGAAGATGTCAACGCCTCTGATATGCGGGTATAAACCCGATTCTACGGATTTGAGCTCCCCTTCACATTTTTCCAGAATTTCATTTTCTTTTAGTCCATAGGTCCTTATATATTTCCAATAAAGCTCTTTTTTAACGAATTTTTCTAAGAACTCGCTTAAGATCTCTTTGGCCTCGCTTGGTGGGCCAGGCAGGAGTAAAATAGTCGTGTTTTGAACGGTGAGTTTCAGCCCTGGTGCAATCCCACGGGGGTTATCAAGGATTTCTGAGTCACTTGGGATTATTGCGTATTTTTTAAGGCTTTCTGTCTCAGGTATGTTGTATTTTTTAAACTTTTCTTTCAGTGAGTGGTAAAGGCTTTCGGAGAAGGTTAAACCTATGTTAAGAGCTTTGGCAATGGCCTCTTTTGTGACATCATCGTGGGTTGGGCCTAAACCGCCTGTAACTATTAAAAGATCAATCTCACCTATATAGTTTTCAATTTCACGAACAATGATGTCTTTATCGTCGGGTAAAACGGTATTTTTTTTTACCGTTATCCCTTTAATAAAAAGAATCTTTGATAGTTCTTGCAAATTTAAGTTTGCCACAACGCCCCTTAAAAGTTCACTACCTATATTTATAATTACAGCTTTCATGGTAAGAATTTTACTACCGTTTGCCTGTTCATTCACCCCTTGTGAACCATTTCTCAGATATTTTAAGGCCCCCTTTACAATTCATACCAATTAACTATATTTAATATAACATCAATTTCGCTCTAAAAGGAGGTGGATATATGAAGCTCAGACCGCTGGCAGATAGAGTTGTTATAAAAAGGATAGAGGAGGAAGAGGTCAAGAAAGGAGGAATCATTATTCCCGATACAGCAAAAGAAAAACCCCAGAAAGGGGAGGTTATTGCTGTTGGTCCAGGAAGACTTGACGAAAAAGGAAACCGAATTCCTCTTGAGGTAAAGGTTGGAGATAAAGTCCTCTTCTCAAAGTATGCAGGTACAGAAGTCAAAGTGGGTGACGAAGAATACTTGGTAATGAGAGAGGACGATATTCTTTGCATAATAGAGGGTTAAAAAGGAGGTAGGAAATGGCAGCAAAAGAAATTATCTTTGATGAAGAGGGTAGAAGGGCGTTATTAAGGGGTGTCGAAAAGTTATCAAAGGCTGTGAAAGCCACCCTTGGCCCTGCTGGAAGAAATGTTATTCTTGAAAAGAAATTCGGTTCTCCAACAATTACCAAAGACGGTGTCACCGTTGCTAAGGAAATTGAATTGCCAGATCCCTTTGAGAATCTTGGCGCGCAGCTGGTCAGAGAAGTGGCTTCCAAGACTTCAGATGTTGCAGGTGATGGTACAACCACAGCAACGATTCTTGCTGAAGCTATTTTCAGAAGCGGACTGAAGTATATTGCTTCTGGAGCCAACGCTATTGAGATTAAGAGAGGTATTGATATTGCGGTTGATAAGGTTGTTGAAGAACTTAAGAAGATGTCAAGAGAGGTTCAGGGAAGAAAAGAGATATCCGAAGTTGCCTCGATTTCTGCTAATAACGACAAGGAAATCGGAGAAAAGATTGCTGAGGCGATGGATAAGGTTGGTAAAGATGGTGTTATAACTGTTGAAGAGGCTAAGGGTATTGAAACATACGTTGAAATAGTGGAAGGGATGCAATTTGATAGGGGTTATATTTCCCCTTACTTTGTTACCAATCCCGAGAAGATGGAATGTGTCCTTGAGGATCCTTACATTCTAATTTACGATAAGAAGATCTCCTCCATCAGAGACATCCTTCCCGTTTTAGAAAAGGTTGCTCAGCAAGGTAAACCAATCCTTGTAATTGCTGAGGATGTAGAGGGTGAAGCCCTTGCCACCCTTGTTGTGAACAAAATTAGAGGTGTTCTCCAAGCCTGTGCGGTTAAGGCACCGGGCTATGGCGACAGAAGAAAGGCTATGCTTGAGGATATTGCTATACTGACTGGTGGAAAGGTGATTTCCGAAGAGGCTGGTATGAAACTTGAATCCGCTCAGCTCAGTGACCTCGGCAGAGCCAAGAGGGTTGTTGTAGATAAAGATAACACAACCATTGTTGAGGGTTATGGTTCTAAAGAGAATATTAAGGCCAGGATTGCACAGATAAAGGCTCAGATTGAAGAGACCAAGTCCGATTACGATAGAGAGAAATTGCAGGAAAGACTTGCAAAACTTGCTGGTGGCGTTGCAGTGATTTATGTGGGTGCTGCTACTGAGACTGAGATGAAGGAGAAGAAGGCTAGAATTGAAGACGCCCTTCATGCAACTAAGGCTGCTGTTGAAGAAGGTATCGTACCTGGTGGCGGCGTTGCTTACATAAGGGCAAAGAAGGCACTTGAAAACCTTAAGCTGGAAGGTGATAAGCAGTTTGGTGTTGAAATTATAAAGCAGGCCCTTGTTGAACCGCTGAAACAGATTGCAGAGAACGCGGGCTACAACGGTGCAATTATTGCTGAGAAGGTTGAACAGTTGCCGGAAACACACGGCTTTGATGCCCTTACTGGTGAATTTAAGGATATGATTGAGGCTGGTATTATTGACCCTACAAAGGTTGAAAGAATTGCTATCCAAAATGCTGCTTCTATTGCTGGTCTCCTTCTTACCACTGAGGCCCTCGTCACAGAAATTAAAGAGAAGAAGAAAGAAAACGTGCCACCCGCTGGCGGATATGACGAGTTCTAAATAAGTTTTTGGGCGGGGCTTCGCCCCGCCCAAAAACTTTTCTTTTTATAGGAGGGTTTATGCCAATCTTTGAATTTAAATGCAAAAATTGCGGTTGGGTATTTGAAGAACTTTATAACAATGGGGATCCACTTCCTACAAAGTGTCCTAAGTGTGGTGGAGAGCTTGTTAGGGTTTATAGTGGAAGTGTGGGTTTGAGCTTTAAGGGTTCAGGTTTCTATGTGAATGATTACGGTAAATCTTGCTCAACTTGTAATGCTTCAACGGAAGAAAGTTCTGATAAGAAGTAAGAAGTGATATGAAGGAGCACTGGGTGAAGAAGTTGAAAAAGGAGTTAGAAGAGTTAAATAACCGTATAACTGAGTTAGAAAAAGAAAGGGATAATTTTAAGGATTTGTTTTTAAGGAAAGCAGCAGAATTTGAAAACTACAAGAAATTGATGAAAGAGGAGTGGCAAAAAAATATTGACTTCGCAAACGAGCGAATTATCCGAAATCTATTGTCTGTGCTTGACCACTTCCGCCTTGCCCTTAAAACTCCAACCAGTGATGAGGTTTTTAAAAAAGGCGTAGAAATGATATACAACGAACTTTTGCAGGTTTTACGTATGGAAGGTCTCGAGCTGGTGAGCGGAAGTGGTGGAGATTTTGATGAGAAAATACACGAGGTTATTGAGCTTGTAGAAACAAATGAGCTTCCTCCTGGAAAGATAGTGGAGGAAGTCCAACCAGGCTATATTTTACGGGGCAAGTTGATTCGCCCTGCAAGGGTTAAGGTTTCTAAAGAAAAAAAGCAGGAAAATAACTGAATTTTTGGGAGGGGATGCCTATGGCAATGAAAGAAAAAATAATCGGAATCGACCTTGGAACTACCAATTCTGCGGTTGCAGTGGTTATTGGTGGTGATCCAGTGGTTATTACCAACAAAGAAGGTGAAAGGATAACACCTTCTATCGTAGCTTTTAAGGGTCAAGAGGTCCTTGTCGGGTCAATCGCCAAGAGACAGGCAATTCTTAACTCCGAAAATACGGTCTTTTCAGTAAAGAGATTCATGGGTAAGAGGTATGACGAGGCTGAGGTTGATATCAGGAGAGTTCCATATAAGGTGGTTAGAGGGAAAAATGATAGGGTTGAAATCTACATACCTGCCATTGGGAGGAATGTGACCCCTGAAGAGATCTCTTCCAAGATTCTTGCCTATATGAAAGAAATCGCTGAAATTTATCTAAATGAACCTGTTAAAAAGGCTGTAATTACCGTCCCTGCACACTTTAACGACGCCCAAAGGCAGGCTACGAAAGATGCCGGAATTATAGCAGGCCTTGAGGTTGTAAGGGTTTTCCCTGAACCCACAGCAGCTGCTCTTGCTTATGGATTGGATAAGACGGACAGGACCATAAGGGTTGCTGTTTACGACCTCGGAGGAGGTACCTTTGATATTTCGATCCTTGAGCTGGATCAGGGAGTTTTTGAGGTTAAGGCGACTTCCGGTGATACGCACCTTGGGGGTGACGACATTGATCAGCGAATTATAGACTGGCTAATTGAGGAATTCAGAAAGGAAACGGGTATTGACCTCAGGAGTGATAGGAATGCTCTGCAAAGACTTAAAGATGCGGCTGAAAAAGCCAAGAAAGAATTGTCCACTCTTATGGAAACTCAAATTTCTCTACCTTTCATAACTTCCGACGCCTCCGGTCCAAAGCATCTGGAAAGGGTTCTTACGAGGTCTCGTCTTGAGGCTATGTCTATGGATTTGATTGAAAGAACCATCGAAATTTGCAAACATGCTTTAGAAGATGCGAAACTCAGGCCGCAGGATATTGATGAAGTTATTTTAGTTGGCGGTCAGACCAGGATGCCTCTGGTACAACAGAAAGTCAGAGAGTTCTTTGGAAAAGAACCCCATAAAGGCATAAATCCAGATGAAGTGGTTGCAGTGGGTGCTGCAATTCAGGGCGCCATCATAGCAGGCGAATACCAAGATAAAGACATCGTGCTTCTTGACGTTGTGCCACTTTCTCTTGGAGTGGAAACCCTTGGTGGTATTTTTGATGTGGTAATTCCTCGTAATACAACAATACCTACAAGAAAATCTAAGATCTATACCACTGCAGAAGATAACCAGACTTCCGTCCTTATTAAAGTGTATCAGGGTGAGAGGCCGATTGCATCGGAGAACAGATTGCTTGGTCAGTTTGAGCTGATGGGAATTCCACCTGCTCCGAGAGGTACGCCTCAGATTGAAGTCACCTTTGATATAGATGCGGATGGAATTTTGCACGTTTCTGCTGTTGATAAAGCCACTAATAAAGAAAGCTCTATCAAGATACATGCACGGACCGGGTTGACTCAAGAAGAGATTGAAAAAATGGTACAGGAAGCTGAAAGATACAAAGAAGAGGACCGCAAGAGAAAAGAGCTTATTGAGCTTAGAAATCAGGCTGATGCTTACGTTTATGCGGTGGAGAAAGGGTTAAGAGACATGCACGAGAAGATAACTGAAGATCAGAAGAAGAGAGTTGAAGAGGCACTAAACAGGCTAAAGGAATCTTTGAAGGGTGATGATTTCAACAAGATCAGGCAGGATTTTGAGGAGCTTCAGAGGGTGTGGTCACAGGTGGCTCAAGAAGTTTACGCAAAATATGGAAACAGCGCACAAACGGGTACGACCGAGGGGAAGAAGGATAAACCCGACGACACAGATTATGAAGTGGTGAAATAATGGCTAAAAAAGACTATTATGAAATTTTGGGGGTTCCTCGGGATGCGTCCCCCGAAGAGATAAAAAAGGCCTACAGGAAACTGGCGATAAAGTATCATCCTGATAGAAATCCTGAAAATAGAAAAGAAGCAGAGGAAAAATTTAAAGAGATAAGCGAAGCATATGAGGTGCTCATTGACCCCGAAAAACGAAGACTCTATGACATGTACGGGCATGAAGGGGTTAAGACGAGATTCCAGCAGGGTGATTTTACCTGGAGAGACTTTACGCACTTTGATGACCTGAGAGACATATTCAAAGACCTTGGATTTGGATTTGATTTCTTTGATGAGTTTTTCGGAGATTTTTTTGGTTTTAACACTCGTAGAGGAACGCGAAGACAGCGTGTCAAGGTAAGAGGGGAGGATATTCAGATTACCCTTCCAGTGACCCTGGAGGAAATATATCGTGGTGATGTAAAAAAGATTAGGCTTAAAAGGCTGGAGATATGTGATTCCTGCCACGGGACGGGAAGTTTAGATGGGAAGGTGGAGACCTGTAGTGTCTGCAAAGGTTCGGGTGTAGTAAGAGAGGTGTCTTCGACTTTTTTCGGACAATTTATTAGGGAAACAGTATGCCCTCAATGTAAGGGTGAAGGCAAGGTAATAGTTAATCCTTGTCCCAAGTGCAATGGTTCAGGAAGGGTGCGTGAAGATAAGGAGATTGAGTTTAGGATACCGAAAGGCATCAGAGACCGCGAGTACTTTATACTCACCGGTGAAGGCCATGCGGGACCAAGAGGCGGTGAAAGGGGGAATTTGATTGTAACCATCTCAGAAAAGCCACATGAGATTTTTGTAAGAGATAAAGAGGACCTCCATGTTGGAATCAATGTTACCTATTCCGAGCTGGTTCTGGGTAAGGAGCTCGAATTTACCCATCTTGATGGGAGAAAATTAAAAATTAAAATTTTGCCAGGAACGGCACCGGGTGAAACTATTCGACTTAAAGGATATGGTATGGAGAGAAATGGGTATAGAGGTGACTTATTTTTTCACATTAAATTAGTAGTTCCTACAAAACCTTCAAAGGAATATCGAGAGTTGGTTCAGCAAATGCAAAAAGAGGAAGAGGAGGTGATGGAAAGAGTTCCAAGATTCGCAAAACCCTCATGAATTCCGCTTTCTATCAGGAAAAGGTTGAAAATACCCTGCTGGTTAAAGATAAAGAGGAATTTCACCATCTTGTAAAGGTAAGGCGAGTTAGAAAAGGCGAAATTATCAGGCTTATTGACGGGAAGGGTAATGAGTTTATTGCGCGAGTTGATGAGATAAATTTACGTGGCCGAGTTTTAAAAGCAACAATACTTGAGCATCATTTGAAAAAACACGAATTACCTTTTAAAATTACACTTGCCTTTTCTCCATTAGCGGACGGGAAGGCGAACGATTATTTAATAGAAAAATGTACTGAGCTTGGTGTAAATGGATTTGTACCTGTATTATTTGAAAGAAGCGTTAAAAAGCGTTTCAGGTTAGAGAGGTGGTCGAGAATAGCGAGAGAAGCTGTAAAGCAAAGCAATCGTTCCACAGTACCAACTATTGTTGAACCGATAAGTTTTCCTGAACTTTTGAAAATAGAGGGATTCCAGCATAAGTTTTTTGGGTATTTGGAGGGTAATCCCCTCGATTGTGAAACTTCTATATTGGGTGACACTTTAATTGTAATTGGGCCCGAGGGTGATTTGACGAGCAAAGAGGTTGAGGCCCTCTTGAAAGCAGGGTTCACTGGTTTCAGGTTTGGTGAAACTGTCTTAAAGGCTGAGACCGCAGCGGTGGCTTTAGCCACTTTAATTATTTTTAGAATGGGGGGCACTATAAAAATTAAAAGGAGGTGATTTCTGTGTCTGGCGTTAGACTGCGTGATGGCGAAAGTTTTGAAAGCCTTCTAAAAAGATTCAGAAAGGTTGTGGCTGCTGATGGCATTCTTCAAGATGTCAAAAAATATCAGTATTATGAAAAACCTTCTGAGAAAAAGAAGAAAGAACTTCTGGCAGCAAGAAGGCGAATGCTTCGTAAAATGAGGAGAAATGAGGAGTAAAACCCTCGAAAGATTAGAGTTTGAAAAGCTCAAGGAGATATTGAAATCCTATATCTTATCTCCTTGTGGGATAGAGCAGATAGAGAGCCTTATGCCGGGAAAGAACAAAGAAGAGGTAAAGGATATTTTTGAAAAGACGCAGATGATTGAAAAGGCTATTCATAAAGGCATGAGGCTCGACTTCTCAAAATTTTCTGATATAAAAAAGGCCTTAGGAAGAGCCAGCACAGGTGCCCCCCTTTCTTTTAAAGAGATAAGAGATATAGGTGATTTCATAGAAGGTTACACAAGATTATATGAGTCACTCTCAGATTCATGCGATTTTCTTCTTAGTCCGGAGGTTTTGAAGTCCTTAAAAAAACAGATATTTTCAATGGTGAGCGAAGATGGGGAACTCAGGATAGACGCTACTCCCGAGCTTTATAGGATAAAACAAAAGGTTATCTCACTGAGAAGTGAGATATACGAGGTAATGACTAAAATTTTGAGAAAACTGGAAGCCGATGGTATTGTGCGTGAGGCTGTAATAACTATCAGGAATGGTAGGTTTGTAATTC
This genomic window from bacterium contains:
- the dnaK gene encoding molecular chaperone DnaK, which encodes MAMKEKIIGIDLGTTNSAVAVVIGGDPVVITNKEGERITPSIVAFKGQEVLVGSIAKRQAILNSENTVFSVKRFMGKRYDEAEVDIRRVPYKVVRGKNDRVEIYIPAIGRNVTPEEISSKILAYMKEIAEIYLNEPVKKAVITVPAHFNDAQRQATKDAGIIAGLEVVRVFPEPTAAALAYGLDKTDRTIRVAVYDLGGGTFDISILELDQGVFEVKATSGDTHLGGDDIDQRIIDWLIEEFRKETGIDLRSDRNALQRLKDAAEKAKKELSTLMETQISLPFITSDASGPKHLERVLTRSRLEAMSMDLIERTIEICKHALEDAKLRPQDIDEVILVGGQTRMPLVQQKVREFFGKEPHKGINPDEVVAVGAAIQGAIIAGEYQDKDIVLLDVVPLSLGVETLGGIFDVVIPRNTTIPTRKSKIYTTAEDNQTSVLIKVYQGERPIASENRLLGQFELMGIPPAPRGTPQIEVTFDIDADGILHVSAVDKATNKESSIKIHARTGLTQEEIEKMVQEAERYKEEDRKRKELIELRNQADAYVYAVEKGLRDMHEKITEDQKKRVEEALNRLKESLKGDDFNKIRQDFEELQRVWSQVAQEVYAKYGNSAQTGTTEGKKDKPDDTDYEVVK
- the rpsU gene encoding 30S ribosomal protein S21, which translates into the protein MSGVRLRDGESFESLLKRFRKVVAADGILQDVKKYQYYEKPSEKKKKELLAARRRMLRKMRRNEE
- the groL gene encoding chaperonin GroEL (60 kDa chaperone family; promotes refolding of misfolded polypeptides especially under stressful conditions; forms two stacked rings of heptamers to form a barrel-shaped 14mer; ends can be capped by GroES; misfolded proteins enter the barrel where they are refolded when GroES binds), whose amino-acid sequence is MAAKEIIFDEEGRRALLRGVEKLSKAVKATLGPAGRNVILEKKFGSPTITKDGVTVAKEIELPDPFENLGAQLVREVASKTSDVAGDGTTTATILAEAIFRSGLKYIASGANAIEIKRGIDIAVDKVVEELKKMSREVQGRKEISEVASISANNDKEIGEKIAEAMDKVGKDGVITVEEAKGIETYVEIVEGMQFDRGYISPYFVTNPEKMECVLEDPYILIYDKKISSIRDILPVLEKVAQQGKPILVIAEDVEGEALATLVVNKIRGVLQACAVKAPGYGDRRKAMLEDIAILTGGKVISEEAGMKLESAQLSDLGRAKRVVVDKDNTTIVEGYGSKENIKARIAQIKAQIEETKSDYDREKLQERLAKLAGGVAVIYVGAATETEMKEKKARIEDALHATKAAVEEGIVPGGGVAYIRAKKALENLKLEGDKQFGVEIIKQALVEPLKQIAENAGYNGAIIAEKVEQLPETHGFDALTGEFKDMIEAGIIDPTKVERIAIQNAASIAGLLLTTEALVTEIKEKKKENVPPAGGYDEF
- a CDS encoding RsmE family RNA methyltransferase: MNSAFYQEKVENTLLVKDKEEFHHLVKVRRVRKGEIIRLIDGKGNEFIARVDEINLRGRVLKATILEHHLKKHELPFKITLAFSPLADGKANDYLIEKCTELGVNGFVPVLFERSVKKRFRLERWSRIAREAVKQSNRSTVPTIVEPISFPELLKIEGFQHKFFGYLEGNPLDCETSILGDTLIVIGPEGDLTSKEVEALLKAGFTGFRFGETVLKAETAAVALATLIIFRMGGTIKIKRR
- the dnaJ gene encoding molecular chaperone DnaJ, which translates into the protein MAKKDYYEILGVPRDASPEEIKKAYRKLAIKYHPDRNPENRKEAEEKFKEISEAYEVLIDPEKRRLYDMYGHEGVKTRFQQGDFTWRDFTHFDDLRDIFKDLGFGFDFFDEFFGDFFGFNTRRGTRRQRVKVRGEDIQITLPVTLEEIYRGDVKKIRLKRLEICDSCHGTGSLDGKVETCSVCKGSGVVREVSSTFFGQFIRETVCPQCKGEGKVIVNPCPKCNGSGRVREDKEIEFRIPKGIRDREYFILTGEGHAGPRGGERGNLIVTISEKPHEIFVRDKEDLHVGINVTYSELVLGKELEFTHLDGRKLKIKILPGTAPGETIRLKGYGMERNGYRGDLFFHIKLVVPTKPSKEYRELVQQMQKEEEEVMERVPRFAKPS
- a CDS encoding nucleotide exchange factor GrpE — encoded protein: MKKLKKELEELNNRITELEKERDNFKDLFLRKAAEFENYKKLMKEEWQKNIDFANERIIRNLLSVLDHFRLALKTPTSDEVFKKGVEMIYNELLQVLRMEGLELVSGSGGDFDEKIHEVIELVETNELPPGKIVEEVQPGYILRGKLIRPARVKVSKEKKQENN
- a CDS encoding zinc ribbon domain-containing protein, which translates into the protein MPIFEFKCKNCGWVFEELYNNGDPLPTKCPKCGGELVRVYSGSVGLSFKGSGFYVNDYGKSCSTCNASTEESSDKK